Proteins found in one Pelobacter seleniigenes DSM 18267 genomic segment:
- a CDS encoding poly-gamma-glutamate hydrolase family protein gives MAHGHYAAADFYRYSELMDKYSNFEALQAEQTEGRDFHVQVAMREDSAVAVIAPHGGAIEPGTSELVVAIAGEELSFAIFEGAMAAQNRDLHITSTNITGLVIQG, from the coding sequence TTGGCTCATGGTCACTACGCCGCCGCTGATTTCTACCGTTACAGCGAATTGATGGATAAATACTCAAATTTTGAAGCGCTTCAAGCTGAGCAAACTGAAGGACGCGATTTTCACGTTCAAGTGGCGATGCGAGAGGACTCAGCTGTGGCTGTGATTGCTCCTCATGGTGGTGCAATTGAGCCGGGCACATCGGAGTTGGTCGTTGCTATTGCGGGCGAAGAGCTTAGTTTCGCGATTTTTGAGGGCGCCATGGCAGCCCAGAACCGAGACTTGCATATAACCAGCACAAATATAACCGGACTGGTGATACAGGGGTGA
- the selB gene encoding selenocysteine-specific translation elongation factor — MVAEQGHYIIGTAGHVDHGKTALIRALTGIETDRLREEQARGISIELGFAKLDLGNGEVAGVVDVPGHEKFIPQMLSGVAGIDLVLLVVDANEGVMPQTREHLEIMELLQVKNGILVISKVDLVEPDWLDIVEEEIREQVAGTFLADAPCCRVSALTGVGLEELLDVIRLQLRKVPPRDAGGAVRLPVDRCFSISGFGTVVTGTLNSGTIKTGDSFEILPAGVTARVREAQVHDASAGQVFAGQRVALNLVGVTREQVPRGSVIGTQGLFRASQRIDVRLQLLPGAPRALKFRDPLHFHLGTGRSVAQVVLLDREQLEPGDEAFVQLTLDHPVLAHRGDRFIIRSYSPMLTIGGGVVIDSEPPKHKRFRPEVIERLRELSSGDLGFWLQKLDELQLARIKELEQQTGTGREQLLAGLERLRQAGEVVQLAEQWVTSERVRSWRQQLPQIVRDYQERNHLRHGMPRATLQTRLAEKLAAKGFEALLQQELEEGTVVQHGDLVATPDWSPQPTEVERQRLAQLVDLLQRDGFQVKNNKEIFLQLGLDIDDSESYLSYLALEGSLVRLNQESSLHSDYYRQAQRQLVDLLQQQEAFTLAEFRDKLGSNRKLTQALLEFFDSCKYTRRTGEQRVAWQLPDID; from the coding sequence GTGGTGGCAGAACAGGGACATTATATCATCGGCACTGCCGGACACGTCGATCATGGCAAGACCGCCCTGATCAGGGCGTTGACCGGGATCGAAACCGACCGGCTCAGGGAGGAACAGGCCCGCGGCATTTCCATTGAGCTGGGCTTTGCCAAGCTCGATCTGGGCAACGGCGAGGTGGCCGGGGTGGTCGATGTGCCGGGGCATGAGAAGTTCATCCCGCAGATGCTCAGCGGCGTGGCCGGGATCGACCTGGTGTTGCTGGTGGTGGATGCCAATGAAGGGGTCATGCCGCAGACCCGCGAACACCTGGAGATCATGGAGTTGCTGCAGGTCAAAAACGGCATCCTGGTGATCTCCAAAGTTGACCTGGTGGAACCGGATTGGCTGGATATCGTTGAAGAAGAGATTCGTGAACAGGTCGCCGGAACTTTTCTGGCCGATGCGCCCTGTTGTCGGGTTTCGGCCCTGACCGGAGTCGGCCTGGAGGAGTTGCTGGACGTTATTCGGCTGCAGCTGCGCAAGGTGCCGCCGCGCGATGCCGGTGGCGCGGTGCGGCTGCCGGTTGATCGCTGTTTCAGCATCAGCGGTTTTGGGACGGTGGTCACCGGCACCCTGAACAGCGGCACCATCAAGACCGGGGATAGTTTTGAAATTCTCCCTGCCGGAGTGACCGCACGGGTCCGCGAGGCCCAGGTCCATGACGCTTCGGCCGGGCAGGTTTTTGCCGGGCAGCGGGTGGCGCTGAATCTGGTCGGGGTGACTCGCGAGCAGGTCCCGCGCGGCTCGGTGATCGGCACCCAGGGGCTGTTCCGGGCCAGCCAGCGCATTGATGTCAGGCTGCAACTGTTGCCGGGCGCGCCCCGGGCGCTGAAGTTCCGCGATCCGTTGCACTTTCACCTGGGGACAGGGCGCAGCGTGGCCCAGGTTGTGCTTCTCGATCGGGAACAGCTGGAGCCGGGGGACGAGGCGTTTGTTCAACTGACCCTGGATCACCCGGTGCTGGCCCATCGCGGCGATCGGTTTATTATTCGCTCCTATTCGCCGATGCTGACCATCGGCGGCGGGGTGGTGATCGACAGCGAGCCGCCCAAACATAAACGTTTTCGTCCCGAGGTGATCGAGCGTCTGCGCGAACTCTCCTCCGGGGATCTCGGTTTCTGGCTGCAGAAGCTTGATGAGCTGCAGCTGGCGCGAATCAAGGAGCTGGAGCAACAGACCGGTACCGGCCGGGAGCAACTGCTGGCCGGGCTGGAGCGCTTACGCCAGGCTGGCGAGGTGGTGCAGCTGGCCGAGCAGTGGGTGACCTCCGAGCGGGTGCGCAGCTGGCGGCAGCAGTTACCGCAGATCGTCCGTGATTATCAGGAACGCAACCATTTGCGCCATGGCATGCCCCGCGCCACTTTGCAAACCCGGCTTGCGGAAAAACTTGCCGCCAAGGGGTTTGAAGCCCTGCTGCAGCAGGAGTTGGAGGAGGGAACCGTTGTCCAGCATGGCGACCTGGTGGCGACTCCCGACTGGAGTCCGCAACCAACCGAGGTTGAGCGGCAGCGGCTTGCGCAGCTGGTCGATCTGTTGCAACGGGACGGTTTCCAGGTCAAGAACAACAAGGAAATTTTCCTGCAGCTGGGTCTGGATATTGATGACAGCGAGAGTTATCTGTCCTATCTTGCCCTTGAAGGCTCGCTGGTGCGGCTGAACCAGGAAAGCTCGCTGCACAGCGATTATTATCGCCAGGCCCAGCGGCAGCTGGTTGACTTGCTGCAGCAGCAGGAGGCCTTTACCCTGGCCGAATTCCGCGATAAGCTGGGCAGCAACCGTAAGCTGACTCAGGCGCTGCTGGAATTTTTCGACAGCTGCAAGTACACCCGGCGCACCGGCGAACAGCGGGTCGCCTGGCAGCTGCCTGACATTGATTGA
- the selA gene encoding L-seryl-tRNA(Sec) selenium transferase: MTGLQKLLRNIPAVDRVLREEPLQKLALRLPQEALSAAVQEQIGRLRQEILAEASLSANDLEPANVALAAARSCRDLLEPSLRKVINATGTLLHTNLGRAPLAEPALAAMRTVAEGYSNLEFDLGSGHRGYRYSHVEKLLTRLSGAEAALVVNNNSGAVLLALTALGQGREAVVSRGELVEIGGSFRIPDVMEAGGLQLREVGTSNRTHLQDYQNAINDNTAILLKVHTSNYRIVGFTKEVPARELAPLAREHDLVLMEDLGSGLLLDLSRFGLDPEPTVAEVVKAGVDVVTFSGDKLLGGPQAGLIVGREELIEKMRRHPLARALRIDKLTLAALEATLRLYLQPEQALQEVPILRMFSADPAHQQLRCRHLLERLEAAELAADVNLIEDIARVGGGAMPVTELADWAVEINPLRITVTELASRLRDFHPAVAARVQNEKLLVNLRAVFEREDERLAQILIAALQES; the protein is encoded by the coding sequence ATGACCGGGTTACAGAAACTGCTGCGGAATATACCGGCTGTCGATCGGGTGCTGCGCGAAGAGCCATTGCAAAAACTGGCCTTGCGGTTACCCCAGGAGGCTTTATCCGCAGCGGTGCAGGAGCAGATTGGCCGATTACGGCAGGAGATCCTTGCCGAGGCAAGCCTCTCTGCCAATGATCTGGAACCGGCCAATGTGGCTCTGGCCGCAGCCCGTTCCTGTCGCGATCTGCTTGAACCGTCCTTACGGAAAGTCATCAATGCCACCGGCACTCTGCTGCACACCAACCTGGGGCGGGCACCGTTGGCCGAACCGGCCCTGGCCGCCATGAGAACTGTTGCCGAGGGGTATTCCAACCTTGAATTTGATCTGGGCTCAGGCCACAGAGGCTATCGTTACAGTCATGTCGAAAAGCTGCTGACCCGGCTGAGTGGGGCCGAAGCCGCCTTGGTGGTCAACAACAACTCCGGGGCTGTGCTGCTGGCGCTGACCGCACTGGGGCAGGGGCGGGAAGCTGTGGTCTCACGCGGGGAACTGGTGGAGATCGGCGGCTCTTTCCGGATTCCGGATGTCATGGAAGCCGGTGGCCTGCAACTGCGTGAGGTCGGCACGTCGAATCGGACCCATCTGCAGGATTACCAGAACGCAATCAACGACAATACCGCGATCTTGCTCAAGGTTCATACCAGCAATTATCGGATTGTCGGCTTTACCAAAGAGGTTCCAGCCCGGGAGCTGGCGCCGTTGGCCCGGGAGCATGACCTGGTGTTGATGGAGGATCTTGGTAGCGGCCTGCTCCTCGACCTCAGCCGCTTCGGTCTGGACCCTGAACCGACGGTGGCCGAAGTGGTCAAGGCCGGGGTTGATGTGGTCACCTTCAGCGGCGATAAGCTGCTCGGCGGTCCCCAGGCCGGACTGATTGTCGGCCGCGAAGAGTTGATTGAAAAAATGCGCCGTCATCCGCTGGCCCGGGCGTTGCGTATCGATAAACTGACCCTGGCTGCCCTGGAAGCGACTCTGCGGCTGTATCTGCAGCCGGAGCAGGCGTTGCAGGAGGTGCCGATCCTGCGTATGTTCAGCGCCGACCCGGCCCATCAGCAGTTGCGTTGCCGGCATTTGCTGGAACGGCTTGAAGCCGCTGAGCTGGCAGCGGACGTGAACTTGATCGAAGATATTGCCAGGGTTGGCGGCGGGGCCATGCCGGTCACCGAGCTGGCCGACTGGGCCGTCGAAATCAACCCGTTGCGCATCACTGTGACCGAACTGGCCAGCCGGTTGCGTGATTTTCATCCGGCGGTGGCGGCCCGGGTGCAGAATGAAAAACTGCTGGTGAATTTGCGGGCGGTTTTTGAACGTGAAGATGAACGGTTGGCCCAGATCCTGATTGCGGCTTTGCAAGAGAGTTGA
- a CDS encoding DUF4365 domain-containing protein has translation MPTCKRSAVTAKEGINFIRSVVEACSCLFIKIEQENDIGIDALIEFVENERPLNKQIAVQIKSGASYYTPESGECAFPIGSHREYWSQHPLPVFGLVYVPLLGRGHWVNLKHYLKENPCASTVRFAATEANRFDQATFTALFMQAVLGQTPVLDLEEALRLARSDKADEIYLGLLVLFRRYPNNLSGWDELVRTFSERPISQIPPVLIYWLAHIPWHGDIWGGGEPIAPATREHVRGMFSQFTVNHVIKLLSFIDPEEQIGRGTLGQSVEAIISSLPGAVPMLRQIVGSVQFAMQLREYAALILAMNEGTGSLPALVALESEGSWYAGEIAKHIKEYDGVNPYA, from the coding sequence ATGCCAACTTGCAAACGTTCTGCGGTCACTGCGAAGGAAGGTATAAATTTCATCCGGAGCGTTGTTGAGGCCTGCAGTTGTCTTTTTATCAAGATCGAACAAGAGAACGATATTGGTATCGACGCTCTCATCGAGTTCGTCGAGAACGAGCGGCCTCTAAATAAGCAGATCGCCGTTCAGATTAAGTCGGGTGCCTCGTACTACACGCCGGAGTCAGGTGAATGCGCGTTTCCCATCGGAAGCCATCGTGAGTACTGGTCCCAACATCCTCTGCCTGTCTTTGGCCTTGTCTACGTCCCTTTGCTGGGCCGTGGGCATTGGGTAAATCTAAAGCACTACCTAAAGGAAAACCCTTGCGCTTCCACCGTACGCTTTGCTGCGACAGAGGCCAATCGTTTTGACCAGGCGACATTCACGGCTCTCTTCATGCAGGCCGTTCTTGGCCAAACGCCCGTTCTCGATCTGGAGGAGGCACTTCGGCTGGCGCGTTCAGACAAAGCTGATGAAATTTACCTTGGCCTTTTAGTCCTGTTCCGGCGCTATCCAAACAATCTCTCAGGGTGGGACGAGCTTGTTCGTACATTTTCCGAGCGACCAATCTCACAGATTCCACCAGTGCTAATTTACTGGCTAGCCCATATTCCATGGCATGGTGACATTTGGGGGGGTGGCGAGCCCATAGCGCCTGCAACACGGGAACACGTCCGAGGGATGTTTTCTCAATTCACGGTCAACCATGTGATCAAGCTTCTTTCCTTTATCGACCCTGAGGAACAGATAGGCCGTGGCACACTTGGACAGTCTGTTGAAGCAATTATTTCGTCATTACCTGGAGCTGTGCCTATGTTGCGGCAGATTGTTGGATCGGTGCAATTTGCTATGCAGCTCCGGGAGTACGCAGCACTGATACTCGCGATGAACGAGGGAACGGGATCCCTACCCGCACTAGTCGCACTTGAAAGTGAGGGTTCCTGGTATGCAGGGGAGATCGCCAAGCACATCAAAGAGTACGACGGTGTGAATCCGTATGCGTAA
- a CDS encoding NIPSNAP family protein, protein MYQLRIYEVNPEKRVAFHERFQNHAMRIMKKYGFNIVALWESVTASKLEFIYILNWPDMETMERQWKVFLADQEWIDIKKKMDFDIGEPVLKATGRVLESVEYSPVSTISVP, encoded by the coding sequence ATGTATCAGTTGAGAATTTACGAAGTGAATCCAGAGAAGCGTGTGGCCTTCCACGAAAGGTTTCAAAATCATGCCATGCGTATTATGAAAAAGTACGGATTCAACATCGTTGCTCTTTGGGAATCTGTCACTGCATCCAAGTTGGAATTTATCTATATTTTAAATTGGCCGGATATGGAAACGATGGAGCGCCAATGGAAGGTTTTCCTCGCAGATCAAGAATGGATAGATATCAAGAAAAAAATGGATTTTGATATCGGTGAGCCCGTGCTCAAAGCAACAGGCCGAGTGCTTGAATCTGTCGAATACTCGCCAGTATCTACAATATCAGTACCGTAA
- a CDS encoding RidA family protein, whose product MKLQRKNYPTLDEPVGPYVHAVRHGNTLYLSGFTAFGTNAQTDNIEIQAKEIFRQIEEAAKAEGSSLENIIKITAFVTELGRMEELRCTLFDIYGQNLPASSLIHVAGLFSDDLKIEIEAIIAVED is encoded by the coding sequence ATGAAACTGCAAAGAAAAAATTATCCCACCTTGGATGAACCTGTTGGGCCCTATGTTCATGCAGTTAGGCATGGGAATACCTTATATTTGTCTGGATTCACTGCATTTGGCACAAATGCTCAGACTGATAATATCGAAATACAAGCAAAAGAAATATTTAGGCAAATAGAAGAAGCAGCAAAGGCTGAGGGAAGCAGTTTAGAGAATATTATAAAAATAACAGCCTTTGTTACCGAATTAGGACGGATGGAGGAGCTACGGTGTACTTTGTTTGATATTTACGGACAAAACCTTCCTGCCAGTTCTTTGATTCATGTCGCTGGTCTTTTTTCTGATGACTTAAAAATTGAAATCGAAGCAATAATTGCTGTTGAGGATTAA